From Chryseotalea sp. WA131a:
CGCGAAGAGGTGATTGAAAAATATCGGTTCATTGCCCTGCACGACCGTGTGGGCCGTTTGGCCGATGCGCAGCGGTTCGAGTATTTGGGTTTGCCATTGGCGTATTTTGAAAAAGATTTGCTCGACTATTTGCTGCGCGAGTGTTCGCAAAGTGTATCGGTGCGCAGTGGCTTGGTGTGCTTTCAAGATATTTATACCGAACGCAAAATGATTCCGCTCAATATATATTTGAATGCGCAAAGGGCGACCGAAGAGAACAATCATGCTGTGATTGATTTTGGCAATGCCGTGCGCGAGATGGCCATGAGCAATATTTTTCCGGGCGATTTGCTTATCAAAAATTTTGGTGTGACCAACGAAAACCGCGTGGTATTTTATGACTACGATGAAATTGTGCCGTTGGCTTCCTGCCAATTTAAAGACATGCCCAAAGCACGCAACGATGATGAAGAGATGAGTGCCGAACCGTGGTATGCCGTGAACGAGAACGATATTTTCCCACAGGAGCTGGTAAAATTTTTATTGCCCGAAGGTGACTGGCGCAACCTGTTTGCAAAGCATCACCAAGAATTGTACACCGCCAAATTTTGGAACGACCTTAAAGCTCTTCATGAATCAGGTGCGCTGGTGGACATACAGCCGTATGAGGAGAATTTGTGAGGGATGAATGGTTACCCTAGTAATTAGAATTCAGCATCTGCATCTACATTTTTATTCGTTTATAAAAAACCTGATTACGAATTAGCTCTCCACTTATTCTAAATGTATCTTAAAGAACTAATTCGTTGTCACTCAATTTAAAAATTTCAAACTCAACCGATTCATTGTTAGTGTCCACTCTTAAGAAATCTTTGCTACCGTTTTGATTTTTACCAACAATGGACCATTTTCCTTTAAATTTTAATCTCTCCATTAGTGGCTCTATAACTTCCATTTTCCCCAAGAGAAAAAAAAATTCTTACGAAAATTGAGTCAACTTTCGTTTCACTCTCCTAAACGATAACTCTTTTATGGCACGTCCAATGCCCTTGAATCGTATCAACTGAGCTCCACATGAGCTAAGAAAATAGATTAAAAGTAAGTTAACATTAAAAAATCTTTTCATAGTTCCGTATCTAAATTTACAAAGGACTTTGTCCTCGTCAAAAAGTAATTAACACGAACTATTAATACCTCATGGATTACTAAGTTGAGATAAATTTGCGGAAAACTTCGGCAAGGGATTGAGGCATTTGTTTGAGCCCGAAACGGGATCTGCGGTTGGTGGCGAGTGCCGAAAGCCCGACCCGAGCGTGTGGGCATGTGCGTGGATGCGAGGGATGCCGCCCCTATTTGAATAAATATTTTCTAATTTGTAACCTTTCGCACACCTGCTGGTAAATAAGCTGAAAATTGAAAATTTCGATTGTGTTGCTCACCGATGAACAGTTAATGGAGGCCGTGAAAGGCGGTAATCTTCAGCAGGCCTCGATTTTGTTCGACCGCTACCATTCGAGGATTTTTAATTTTCTGGCGCGCCTTACCTTGGACCGCCCCATGGCCGAGGACTTGACGCAAAATGTTTTTCTTCGATTGATAAGATACCGCAACAGCTACCGGCCGGGCAGCAAGTTTATGCCGTGGATTTACCAAATGGCCCGCAATGTTTTTGCAGATCATTACCAATCGGCCAAAAACAAGAGAATGGGTTTTGTAGATGTAGAAAATGTGATGAACGTGATGGAAGAAAAAGAAGAAAGCAGAGCGCAAGACGAACGTGAGGCATTGTTGCACCAAAGCTTGGCCAAGCTGGATGCCGAACAACGAGAACTGCTGGTGCTTACGCGCTTTCAACACATGAAGTACGAAGAAGTGGCCGAACTGATGAACACTACAGTGGCCAACATAAAAGTGAAAGTGCACCGCGCCATTGTCAAGTTGAGGGAGCATTATTTTGAATTGGAAAAAATCTAGTCGTCATAGCCGCCCAAAGCTGTGAGACGACTACAAAAAAGAGAAGTATGGAAAACATAGAAAGCAAGTTGATTGACTACATCGATGGAAAACTAGACGAGAAGGAGCGTGTGGCTGTGGAGCGGGAGATGGCTCAAAACGAGAAGGCAAGCAAACTTTACGAACAGCTTTTGAAGATTATCCAAGAGATGGAACGCGTGCAGGACGTAAAGCCATCGCAATCACTTCAACAGAATTTTGAAAAGATGTTGGCCGAAGAGATGCAACAAGCAAAAGGTAAGCAGCTCTTCTTTCATCCAGTGGCACTGCGCATCGCGGCTGGTGTTGTGTTCCTTTTGTTGGGGATTGGAATTGGATTTTGGTTGAATAGTAGCTATCAACAGAAACGTGAAATCGCCCGGCTGCGCCACGAAATGGATTCTACCAAACAAGCAATGTTGGGTTTGTTAACCAATCAACAATCAGCCAGTCAGCGCATGGTGGGTGCCACAGTCGCTTATCAATTGGTAAAGGCGGATGATGAAATTGTGAATGCGTTGGTGAAGGCAATGAATGAAGACCCGAACACCAACGTGCGACTGGCTGCTTTGGAGGCACTCGGCAAGTTTAAACACGAGGCAAGCGTGCGCAAGGTATTGATAGAATCATTGGCAAAACAAAACGACCCGGTGGTTCAAATCAGTTTGATTCAGATGATGGTGGACATGAAGGAAAAATCCATTATCGGTGAATTGGAAAAATTGACCCAACAAAAAGAAATATTGAAAGCCGTAAAAGATGAAGCGTACACGGGAATTTTGAAATTATCATAAATTCAATATTGGATACAGGTTTCTTGCTTATGAGAAAGGTATCCAGCATTGAGTAGCAAAAAAGCAAAACTTAAAGAAAAATATAAACAGACAATATGAAAAAGATAATAATTGTAGTTGGAATAGTAGCGGCAGCCATTAGCGTAGCCACCGCGCAAGAGTTTAAATTGGCGAAAACAAGCGGCCGATTAGAGATTCATATCGGACGCGTAACGGTGGAAGGGCACAGTGGAAATGAAATTATTTTCTCTTCGCGCGACCGCGACAGAGATGAAGATGACGGAAGAGCAAAAGGACTGCGCGCCATTAATAGTCTCGGCCTAGAAGACAACACAGGGCTGGGCATCAACGTGGCCGACAAAGGAAATGTGGTGGAAGTGTATCAATTGAAAAAGATGAACTCACCTGAAATCAAAATATTGGTACCCAAAGGTGTGATTATTTCTTACGAACATTCTTCTCAATATGGAAGCGAGGCAACCTTCAGGAATTTAGAAAATGAGATTGAAATATCGACTCACTATAACAGCGTGGAGCTAGAAAATGTTACTGGCCCAGTGACAGCAAAAGTAATATATGGGCATATTGATGCGAATTTTAGTCAAAATGTGAAAGGCCCCTTGTCGCTCATTTCCATCTACAGCCATGTCGATGTGACGTTGCCTTTGGCCACAAAAGCAAATTTGAAGCTTTCAACTTCATACGGGGAAATATTTGTGGCGCCCGAGTTCAAGATTGACATTGATAAGGATGGTGAAATGGTTCGCTATAGCGATAAAGTGAATGGCAAGATCAATGGAGGTGGAATGAGTATTGACATCCGCTCTGATTATAGCAAAGTTTATCTGCGCAAAAAATGAGAACGATTGTAATTTTATCACTGATTACTTGCTGTGATTTTGCACAAGCACAGAATGTAAGTAAGACTATCCCCGTTCAGCCCAATCAAAAGATATTCATGCACTTCGATTTTCCTGAGTTGATTAAAGTAAGCACGTGGGACAAAAATGCGATAAGCATTGAAGGCACAGTAGATATTAACGATGGCGAAAACAACGATGCGTTTGTGCTGGATTCAAAGGCAAATGGCAATACGGTAGAGATAAAAGGTTTTATTAAAAACATGGACGAGCTTCCTAAGCGGATGATGGTTATTCGCGATAACAAAAAAAATTACTTTTAAATCGAAGGAGGAGTACAGAAAGTACGTTCGAGAGCATGGTAAAGATATCAACGTGTATAGCCATGGCAGCGACATTAATATTACGCTTGAGATAAAAGTACCGAAGAACATGAACACGCGCGTAGTCTCCGTTTATGGAATGGTGGAGATAAAGAATTTTAATGCACCATTGGCAGTGGAAGCGACCTATGGCGGAGTGGATGTATCGGTTGCAGAAAAAAGTGTGGGCGAGCTATTAGCGGAAACTGATTATGGGCAGATTTATACCAACTTAGATTCAAAACCTATCGCTAGAGAAGAGGGTGATTTTCATAGAGAGATTTTGATGAAGCCGGGTGTGGGCTCGCGCTACAGTTTCGAATCAAAGTACGGGAACGTGTATTTGAGGAAGATAAGTCAGTGAGCAGTAAATGGTGATTGGTAAGTGGTTGTTGAAATAAAACCTG
This genomic window contains:
- a CDS encoding sigma-70 family RNA polymerase sigma factor, with the protein product MEAVKGGNLQQASILFDRYHSRIFNFLARLTLDRPMAEDLTQNVFLRLIRYRNSYRPGSKFMPWIYQMARNVFADHYQSAKNKRMGFVDVENVMNVMEEKEESRAQDEREALLHQSLAKLDAEQRELLVLTRFQHMKYEEVAELMNTTVANIKVKVHRAIVKLREHYFELEKI
- a CDS encoding DUF4097 family beta strand repeat protein; its protein translation is MKKIIIVVGIVAAAISVATAQEFKLAKTSGRLEIHIGRVTVEGHSGNEIIFSSRDRDRDEDDGRAKGLRAINSLGLEDNTGLGINVADKGNVVEVYQLKKMNSPEIKILVPKGVIISYEHSSQYGSEATFRNLENEIEISTHYNSVELENVTGPVTAKVIYGHIDANFSQNVKGPLSLISIYSHVDVTLPLATKANLKLSTSYGEIFVAPEFKIDIDKDGEMVRYSDKVNGKINGGGMSIDIRSDYSKVYLRKK
- a CDS encoding HEAT repeat domain-containing protein, which gives rise to MENIESKLIDYIDGKLDEKERVAVEREMAQNEKASKLYEQLLKIIQEMERVQDVKPSQSLQQNFEKMLAEEMQQAKGKQLFFHPVALRIAAGVVFLLLGIGIGFWLNSSYQQKREIARLRHEMDSTKQAMLGLLTNQQSASQRMVGATVAYQLVKADDEIVNALVKAMNEDPNTNVRLAALEALGKFKHEASVRKVLIESLAKQNDPVVQISLIQMMVDMKEKSIIGELEKLTQQKEILKAVKDEAYTGILKLS